Proteins from a single region of Desulfurispira natronophila:
- a CDS encoding LysR family transcriptional regulator — protein MEHYLLETFVKVAQTGSVTRAASELGCVQSNVTTRIHKLEESLGKPLFWRKNRRMIITEAGQALLPYALKILELQAEARSHVQQTRFEQKLTIGSTESCAALHLSSILLTFHQQFPHVQLELVTGTTAEMQQQTAQQKLDCAFVNNGVAIAKGLHTEPFVMETMCIVGKQKGASNKTGVTVLAFRRGCSYRDFFEQHLRQCQVPIEKTLEFGSLEALLTCAAAGMGYTLLPKGIVDKMVQQPLQVPDIAVPPPLATSIIHHWTGDALPPQLHDFLTLCRQYAKGRLEK, from the coding sequence ATGGAGCATTATCTACTGGAAACCTTTGTGAAGGTAGCCCAAACCGGGAGTGTTACCAGGGCAGCGTCTGAGCTGGGGTGTGTACAGTCCAATGTGACCACACGCATACACAAGCTGGAAGAGAGCCTGGGGAAGCCACTGTTTTGGCGCAAGAATCGCAGAATGATTATCACGGAAGCCGGTCAGGCTCTTCTGCCCTATGCGCTAAAGATTCTGGAACTTCAGGCGGAAGCGCGCTCACACGTACAACAGACTCGTTTTGAACAGAAACTCACCATCGGTTCAACAGAATCTTGCGCCGCCCTGCATCTGTCTTCAATTCTTTTGACTTTTCATCAGCAGTTCCCCCATGTTCAGCTGGAACTGGTCACCGGCACTACCGCAGAAATGCAACAACAGACGGCGCAGCAGAAACTTGACTGCGCCTTTGTCAATAACGGAGTGGCCATCGCAAAGGGCTTGCATACTGAGCCGTTTGTAATGGAGACGATGTGTATCGTGGGCAAGCAAAAGGGCGCGAGCAACAAGACGGGTGTCACGGTGCTTGCCTTTCGGCGAGGCTGCTCATACCGGGACTTTTTTGAACAGCACTTACGTCAGTGCCAGGTGCCTATAGAAAAGACCTTGGAGTTCGGATCACTGGAGGCACTGCTGACATGTGCCGCTGCGGGCATGGGCTACACACTTCTGCCGAAAGGGATAGTGGATAAAATGGTTCAGCAGCCGCTTCAGGTGCCTGATATTGCCGTTCCCCCGCCACTGGCCACCAGCATCATTCACCATTGGACGGGCGATGCCCTGCCACCTCAGCTGCATGACTTTCTCACCCTCTGTCGTCAGTATGCCAAGGGCAGGTTGGAGAAATGA
- a CDS encoding RloB family protein, translating into MGTDDLHKKRRNPKTGRQLARNSPKQPPATKILIVSEGSNTEPQYFKDAKKVYRLHAVVVDDRAGSAPVSVYRRAKDLSEYAKNKGDAYDTVFCVIDKDEHAGYQDALERMRMSGFKAITSVPCFEYWLLLHFTFTTKPIARTQKKSPGDVAEKQLKEKMPHYRKGMSGVFSELEDRLPTAINNAQRAHDAAKSGRTDNPSTRVHELVCYLQELRN; encoded by the coding sequence ATGGGCACGGATGACTTACATAAAAAGAGGCGAAATCCCAAGACAGGAAGGCAGCTGGCAAGAAATTCGCCCAAGCAGCCTCCCGCTACAAAAATCCTCATTGTCAGTGAGGGATCGAACACGGAACCTCAATATTTCAAGGATGCAAAGAAAGTGTATCGACTACACGCAGTAGTTGTTGATGACCGCGCAGGCTCAGCGCCGGTCAGCGTATATCGACGGGCAAAAGATCTCTCGGAGTATGCGAAAAACAAAGGTGATGCCTACGACACGGTGTTCTGCGTCATCGACAAGGATGAGCATGCTGGCTATCAGGATGCCCTTGAGCGAATGAGGATGTCAGGATTTAAAGCCATTACTTCGGTTCCTTGTTTTGAATACTGGCTGCTCCTGCACTTCACATTTACCACGAAACCAATCGCCAGGACTCAGAAAAAAAGCCCGGGAGATGTGGCAGAAAAGCAATTGAAGGAGAAAATGCCCCATTACCGCAAGGGTATGTCAGGAGTGTTTTCTGAGCTTGAGGACAGGTTGCCAACTGCCATTAACAATGCTCAGCGCGCACACGATGCGGCAAAATCTGGCAGAACTGACAATCCATCGACTCGGGTGCATGAGCTGGTCTGCTATCTTCAGGAATTACGCAACTAG
- a CDS encoding AAA family ATPase: MLVEFSVANFRSMKERQTLSMVRAKGAELLESNTFVPQVPRSTPLVRSAALYGPNSAGKTNVIQALRAMREIVLGSASTQQRGDKLPIIPFRIDKNCLKQPSEFEAIFISDGIRYQYGFRATNERVHEEWLFAFPKGYPQEWIHRTWDEQNSTYNWAPCSKLQGEKQLWQKSTRENALFLSTAVQLNSIQLQPIYDWFKSTLKIIGVGGVNPDFSVSLCEGDSKKHIMEFLKAADLGIEDMKIHKEKFDLSALPSDMPLPVKEHLLEEFGEKEIAVVQVLRKNDAGELVVFDIDEDESSGTRKIFAFAGPWYDSLKNGNVLVIDELHTSLHPALVEYMVQLFHGSKTSPGNAQLIFTTHETSILSQEIFRRDQVWFCDKDEQQSTRLYPLTDFSPKKGRENLEAAYLAGRYGAIPLIGDLLEV, translated from the coding sequence ATGCTGGTTGAATTCTCCGTTGCCAACTTCCGTTCCATGAAAGAGCGCCAAACCCTGAGCATGGTGCGGGCCAAAGGAGCTGAACTCCTTGAATCCAATACTTTTGTGCCGCAGGTGCCAAGAAGCACCCCATTGGTGCGCAGCGCTGCGCTTTATGGACCGAATTCAGCCGGAAAAACCAATGTCATTCAGGCGCTTCGTGCGATGAGGGAGATCGTTCTTGGCTCAGCTTCGACACAGCAGCGGGGCGACAAGCTCCCCATTATTCCCTTTCGCATTGATAAAAACTGCCTGAAGCAGCCGTCTGAGTTTGAAGCTATTTTCATCAGCGATGGCATCCGGTACCAGTACGGTTTTCGTGCCACGAATGAGCGGGTGCATGAGGAATGGCTTTTCGCCTTTCCGAAAGGCTATCCCCAAGAGTGGATTCATCGTACCTGGGATGAACAGAACAGCACCTACAACTGGGCACCCTGCAGTAAGCTGCAAGGTGAGAAGCAGTTGTGGCAGAAATCAACCCGTGAGAATGCACTCTTTCTCTCTACAGCTGTTCAGCTTAACAGCATCCAACTTCAGCCTATTTACGACTGGTTTAAGAGTACGTTGAAAATTATCGGCGTGGGTGGCGTAAATCCTGACTTTAGTGTGAGTCTGTGTGAAGGTGATTCCAAAAAACACATTATGGAATTTCTGAAGGCGGCCGACCTGGGTATAGAAGATATGAAAATTCACAAGGAGAAATTTGATCTGAGTGCACTGCCTTCAGATATGCCGCTACCCGTAAAGGAACATCTTCTGGAGGAGTTCGGTGAAAAGGAGATCGCTGTCGTACAGGTACTGCGCAAGAATGATGCTGGTGAGTTGGTTGTCTTTGATATTGATGAAGATGAGTCAAGCGGCACTCGCAAAATATTCGCCTTTGCGGGCCCGTGGTACGACAGCCTGAAAAATGGCAATGTACTGGTGATCGATGAGCTACACACCAGCCTGCACCCAGCACTGGTGGAGTATATGGTGCAGCTGTTTCATGGCAGCAAAACCAGTCCGGGCAATGCTCAACTCATCTTCACCACCCATGAAACTTCAATTCTCAGCCAGGAAATATTTCGCCGCGATCAGGTTTGGTTTTGCGATAAGGATGAGCAGCAGTCAACCCGCCTCTACCCGCTTACTGACTTCAGCCCAAAGAAGGGTCGTGAGAATCTTGAAGCCGCTTATCTTGCCGGGCGCTATGGTGCCATCCCGCTGATTGGCGACCTCCTGGAGGTGTAA
- a CDS encoding SulP family inorganic anion transporter, whose amino-acid sequence MFLLSTKKDWLGNVRGDLLAGLVVALALIPEAIAFSIIAGVDPKVGLYASFCIAVLISIVGGRPGMISAATGAMALLMVTLVRDHGLEYLLAATLLTGIIQIVMGYLKVAYLMSFVARAVVIGFVNALAILIFLAQIPELTNVTWHVYAMTAAGLAIIYLFPYLPKIGKLLPSPLVTILILTGAALALGLDIRTVGDMGQLPDTLPVFLWPDVPLSLETLLIILPYSAALAVVGLLESLMTATIVDDLTNSKSDKHRECKGQGLANIFSGFMGGMAGCAMIGQSIINIKSGGRGRLSTLSAGVYLLIMVVFLSDYISLIPMAALVAVMIMVSIGTFDWGYLKRARTLPLSTNIVVLSTVAVVVVTHNLAYGVLTGVLLASLFFANKISHFMYCKSDLSESGEVRTYRVVGQVFFNSADRFVEFFDTREVINKVVIDLSRAHFWDISAVNALDKAILKFRREGTEVELIGQNEASKTIIDRFGVHDKPEELQRVLGGH is encoded by the coding sequence GTGTTTCTGCTTTCCACAAAAAAAGATTGGCTGGGAAATGTCCGCGGAGATTTGCTGGCCGGGCTGGTTGTTGCCCTCGCCCTCATTCCCGAAGCCATCGCCTTTTCCATTATCGCCGGTGTTGACCCCAAGGTCGGGCTGTACGCTTCCTTCTGCATAGCTGTGTTGATTTCCATCGTCGGAGGTCGCCCCGGCATGATCAGCGCCGCCACCGGTGCCATGGCGCTGCTCATGGTGACCCTGGTGCGGGATCACGGCCTGGAGTACCTGCTGGCAGCCACCCTGCTCACAGGCATTATTCAAATTGTCATGGGTTACCTGAAAGTAGCCTATCTCATGAGCTTTGTGGCCCGTGCCGTCGTCATTGGCTTTGTGAACGCCCTGGCCATACTCATATTTCTGGCCCAGATCCCCGAACTGACCAATGTCACCTGGCATGTATACGCCATGACAGCAGCGGGCCTGGCCATTATCTACCTCTTCCCCTACCTGCCCAAGATCGGAAAACTGCTGCCTTCGCCGCTGGTGACCATTCTGATTCTGACAGGAGCGGCACTGGCGCTGGGCCTGGATATACGCACCGTCGGCGATATGGGCCAGCTGCCCGATACGCTGCCCGTCTTCCTGTGGCCCGATGTACCACTGAGCCTGGAAACACTTCTGATCATCCTGCCCTATTCGGCAGCGCTGGCTGTTGTGGGTCTGCTGGAATCCCTGATGACCGCTACCATCGTCGATGATCTGACCAACAGCAAAAGCGACAAGCATCGCGAATGCAAGGGTCAAGGCCTGGCCAACATCTTCTCCGGTTTTATGGGTGGCATGGCTGGCTGCGCCATGATTGGCCAGTCCATCATCAACATTAAATCCGGTGGCCGTGGCAGGCTTTCTACCCTGTCAGCTGGTGTCTACCTGCTTATCATGGTGGTGTTCCTCAGCGACTACATCTCACTGATTCCCATGGCCGCCCTGGTGGCAGTAATGATCATGGTATCCATTGGCACCTTCGACTGGGGCTACCTCAAGCGCGCCCGCACCTTGCCCCTTTCCACCAATATCGTTGTCCTCTCCACAGTCGCAGTGGTGGTCGTGACCCATAATCTGGCCTACGGTGTTCTGACCGGCGTTTTGCTGGCTTCACTCTTTTTTGCCAACAAAATCAGTCACTTCATGTACTGTAAAAGCGACCTGAGCGAGTCCGGGGAAGTACGCACCTACCGGGTCGTGGGTCAGGTGTTTTTCAATTCGGCCGACCGCTTTGTGGAGTTTTTCGACACCAGGGAAGTTATCAACAAGGTCGTCATTGATCTGAGTCGGGCCCACTTCTGGGACATTTCGGCGGTCAATGCCCTGGATAAAGCCATTCTGAAATTTCGCCGCGAGGGAACGGAAGTGGAATTGATCGGCCAGAATGAGGCCAGTAAAACCATCATTGACCGTTTCGGCGTTCACGACAAGCCCGAAGAACTGCAACGGGTACTGGGGGGACACTGA
- a CDS encoding universal stress protein, protein MEDQDRVVLGCVDGSPLSDAVADYSGWIAARIQRPLTFLNTIERDKQEPRTDMTGNIGLGARDDLLEALASEDNETSKLRIAAGKEALERARQRAAVFGATAQVLQRHGKLYENVIELRDAMRVLVLGLRGEDTQSAEDRVGSQVEVIIRSLSEPILLVTEDFAPPRSVLLAYDGSQKSRKALEMVATSPLFKTLPCHVVHVGTQENRSQELLSNAAKSLQQTGVDASFAALQSDDVVTALLNYQAEHDVDMIVMGAFSKNRLRTTLFGSFTATMISRTRKSLLLLR, encoded by the coding sequence ATGGAAGATCAAGACAGAGTAGTGCTGGGATGTGTCGATGGATCGCCCTTGAGTGATGCCGTAGCCGACTACAGCGGCTGGATTGCGGCTCGCATCCAGCGTCCCCTGACCTTCCTCAATACCATTGAGCGCGACAAACAGGAACCACGCACCGACATGACCGGCAACATCGGACTGGGTGCCCGTGATGACCTGCTGGAGGCCCTTGCCAGCGAAGACAACGAAACCAGCAAGCTGCGTATCGCCGCCGGTAAAGAAGCCCTGGAGCGGGCCAGACAACGCGCAGCGGTTTTTGGGGCAACCGCCCAGGTTTTGCAGCGTCACGGTAAACTCTACGAGAACGTAATAGAGCTGCGTGACGCCATGCGCGTGCTGGTCCTAGGACTGCGGGGCGAAGACACCCAAAGCGCCGAAGACCGAGTGGGCTCCCAGGTGGAAGTGATCATTCGTTCCCTCAGTGAACCCATCCTGCTGGTAACCGAAGACTTTGCCCCTCCCCGCAGCGTCCTGCTGGCCTATGACGGTTCTCAGAAGAGCCGCAAGGCTCTGGAAATGGTGGCAACCAGCCCTCTATTCAAAACCCTGCCCTGCCATGTGGTTCATGTTGGCACCCAGGAAAACCGATCACAGGAACTCCTGAGCAATGCCGCCAAATCACTGCAGCAAACCGGAGTGGATGCCAGCTTTGCGGCGCTGCAAAGCGATGACGTCGTGACAGCTCTGCTGAACTACCAGGCAGAGCACGATGTAGACATGATTGTCATGGGTGCTTTCAGCAAGAATCGCCTGCGCACCACCCTCTTTGGCAGCTTTACTGCCACCATGATCTCCCGTACCCGCAAGTCGCTTCTGCTGCTGCGATAA
- the cobI gene encoding precorrin-2 C(20)-methyltransferase gives MTTKICGIGLGPGDPELVTIKAVRAMEQADMVVVPQSDITGRSIAADIVSGYIPAEKIHMYHFPMTGNKADLDTRYSALADEMARWAATGKRVCYVTIGDTPVYSTFNYLRDKLLAQGITTEMVPGVSAYSAAANSQSLPLCEKDGSFCVIEMPANLEELPALLERFSSIVLMKVHKRLPALCQFVRENDLAYASLFQRISLPEEQVYDLLTQTPPQEAGYLSTAILQRR, from the coding sequence ATGACAACAAAGATATGCGGCATCGGCTTGGGACCAGGTGATCCGGAGCTGGTCACCATCAAAGCGGTGCGGGCCATGGAACAGGCCGACATGGTCGTGGTGCCCCAATCAGACATTACCGGGCGCAGCATCGCCGCAGACATCGTTTCGGGCTACATTCCCGCCGAAAAAATTCACATGTACCACTTCCCCATGACTGGCAACAAAGCCGATCTCGATACCCGTTACAGCGCACTGGCAGACGAAATGGCCCGCTGGGCCGCAACCGGAAAGCGAGTCTGCTACGTTACCATAGGCGACACGCCCGTTTACAGCACTTTCAATTACCTGCGCGACAAACTGCTGGCCCAGGGAATCACCACCGAGATGGTGCCCGGCGTCTCCGCCTACTCCGCCGCAGCCAACTCCCAGAGCCTCCCCTTGTGTGAAAAGGACGGCTCCTTCTGCGTCATCGAAATGCCCGCAAACCTGGAGGAACTCCCCGCCCTTTTGGAACGCTTTAGTTCCATCGTGCTGATGAAAGTCCACAAACGCCTGCCCGCATTATGCCAGTTTGTGCGTGAAAACGACCTGGCCTACGCCTCCCTGTTTCAGCGCATCAGCCTGCCCGAAGAGCAGGTGTATGATCTGCTGACCCAGACCCCGCCCCAGGAGGCGGGGTATTTGTCGACGGCTATACTGCAGCGACGGTAG
- a CDS encoding cobyric acid synthase, translating into MFQGTGSGVGKSLITAGFCRLLRQRGLRVAPFKSQNMALNAGVTADGLEMGRAQILQAEAAGIAPDVRMNPILLKPQGQSRSQLVRMGKVAGTCSAREYYTLSRENLAIATAAYDSLCAEYDIIVLEGAGSPAEINLQGTDIVNMRMARHAGARVFVVGDIDRGGVFAWLKGTYDLVPADARPLIHGFLINKFRGDVSLLQPGIEMFANLVPVPVHGVLPWLRLSLEEEDSQDLASDRGKAGAKVHVGVVRLPHISNFSDFAPLKAMEAVRLSYLEQPSQLAECDLVILPGSKHSLHDLDFLRRSGFAAALQECVGTVPIMGICGGLQMLGEQLEDPQGVEGPAGGAAAGLGLLPLNTVMARDKALHRGSWTGAGRWQGQALSGYEMHVGQSRIHSDVEQLCADGLCLWDGSRRVFGTYLHGIFESAANLRLLADLLRLPLPVVDYQNEKERQLDLLAHTIAEHCDIDTMLEGLL; encoded by the coding sequence ATGTTCCAGGGCACCGGCTCCGGTGTGGGTAAGAGCCTGATCACTGCCGGTTTCTGCCGTCTGCTGCGGCAGCGGGGGCTGCGGGTGGCGCCATTTAAGTCTCAGAACATGGCCCTCAATGCCGGGGTGACGGCCGATGGGCTGGAGATGGGGCGCGCTCAGATTCTGCAGGCGGAGGCGGCGGGCATTGCGCCCGATGTGCGCATGAATCCGATCCTCCTCAAGCCCCAGGGGCAATCCCGCTCCCAGCTGGTGCGCATGGGGAAGGTGGCGGGAACCTGCAGCGCTCGCGAATACTACACCCTCTCCCGTGAGAATCTGGCCATTGCCACGGCGGCCTATGATTCCCTCTGCGCCGAGTACGACATTATCGTTCTGGAGGGGGCGGGCAGTCCGGCGGAGATCAACCTGCAGGGCACGGATATTGTCAATATGCGCATGGCCCGCCACGCTGGGGCGCGGGTGTTTGTGGTGGGGGATATCGATCGGGGCGGCGTCTTTGCCTGGCTCAAGGGCACCTACGATCTGGTTCCTGCCGATGCCCGTCCACTCATCCACGGTTTTCTCATCAACAAGTTTCGGGGCGATGTCAGCCTGCTGCAACCGGGTATAGAGATGTTTGCCAACCTGGTGCCGGTGCCGGTTCACGGGGTTCTTCCCTGGCTGCGCCTGAGCCTGGAGGAAGAGGACTCCCAGGATCTGGCTTCGGACCGGGGCAAGGCAGGCGCCAAAGTGCATGTTGGCGTGGTGCGCCTGCCCCACATCAGCAATTTCTCTGATTTTGCTCCCCTGAAGGCCATGGAGGCAGTACGCCTGAGTTACCTGGAGCAGCCGTCGCAGCTGGCGGAGTGTGACCTCGTCATCCTGCCCGGCAGTAAGCACAGCCTGCACGATCTGGATTTCCTGCGGCGCTCCGGTTTTGCTGCCGCTCTGCAGGAGTGTGTCGGCACAGTTCCCATCATGGGCATCTGTGGAGGGCTGCAGATGCTGGGAGAGCAGCTGGAAGATCCCCAGGGGGTGGAAGGCCCGGCGGGAGGAGCTGCTGCCGGGCTGGGGCTGTTGCCCCTGAATACCGTCATGGCGCGGGATAAGGCCCTGCACCGAGGCAGCTGGACGGGAGCGGGCCGTTGGCAGGGGCAGGCCCTCAGCGGCTACGAAATGCACGTGGGGCAGTCCCGCATCCACAGCGATGTGGAGCAGCTCTGCGCCGATGGACTGTGCCTGTGGGATGGCTCCCGGCGCGTTTTTGGCACCTACCTGCACGGGATCTTTGAAAGCGCCGCCAATCTGCGCCTGCTGGCCGATCTGCTGCGTCTGCCCCTTCCCGTCGTGGACTATCAAAACGAAAAGGAACGCCAGCTGGACCTGCTGGCCCATACCATCGCAGAGCACTGCGACATCGACACCATGCTGGAGGGGCTGCTGTGA
- a CDS encoding NAD(P)-dependent oxidoreductase: MKLVYYPFLVNINAKRLLFIGGGTVAARKIKALLPMEPAIRVVAPHICDELRTLAAAGTIEVIEREGLEADLEQCDYAFLCTDHRKRNAALAAHAKGLRVPVNVADDPWLCDFHLPAVHIDEDASLVVSVSTQGKSPSTARKLRDRIRELLGRGELP; encoded by the coding sequence GTGAAACTCGTCTACTACCCCTTTCTGGTCAATATCAACGCCAAGCGCCTGCTCTTTATCGGTGGCGGCACAGTGGCGGCCCGCAAGATCAAAGCCCTGCTGCCCATGGAGCCCGCCATCCGGGTTGTTGCCCCGCACATTTGCGATGAGCTGCGCACCCTGGCAGCCGCCGGAACCATTGAAGTTATCGAACGCGAAGGGCTTGAGGCCGATCTGGAGCAATGTGACTACGCCTTTTTGTGTACCGACCACCGGAAGCGCAACGCCGCCCTGGCCGCCCATGCCAAAGGTTTGCGCGTGCCGGTCAACGTGGCCGACGACCCCTGGCTGTGCGATTTCCACCTGCCTGCGGTGCATATTGACGAGGATGCCTCACTGGTTGTCTCCGTCTCCACCCAGGGCAAAAGCCCCTCCACCGCCCGCAAGCTGCGGGATCGCATCCGCGAATTGCTGGGCCGAGGGGAGCTGCCATGA
- a CDS encoding cobyrinate a,c-diamide synthase, protein MRGVLIAAERSGSGKTTIATGIARALSRRGLRVAPFKCGPDYIDSQHLARAAGSTVENLDAVMLTQRALEQVFARGCHGRDMALVEGVMGLFDGIEPRRFGGSSYDVAVQLGLPVVAVLNASSCSYTIAALLRGLQSLCQATPLVGAIVNQVASSNHERLIRSALELHTDIPLLGCVPRQSSPLAPSRHLGIATAPEMDENYYETCANLVEQHIDLDALSAIHLTLAPQWQPENTPPATRLCAVARDEAFSFYYQANLRELEERGFALRFFSPLAGETVPEADCIYMGGGYPELHAPRLSAQHDLHQWLRQHSAAGRPLLAECGGMMLLTKGIWDSQGHFHPMAGIFDASCRMTDRRQALGYVRVQEPAALAGLVGHEFHYSVLEDVQKPCAFALEKVTNGKRSQDGFIRDRTVAGYVHFHFGSEPSLLDWLLAEN, encoded by the coding sequence ATGAGGGGCGTGCTGATTGCCGCCGAACGCAGCGGCTCCGGCAAAACCACCATCGCCACCGGCATCGCCCGCGCCCTGAGCCGCCGTGGCCTGCGGGTGGCACCGTTCAAGTGCGGCCCCGACTATATCGACAGCCAGCACCTGGCCCGCGCCGCTGGCAGCACGGTGGAGAATCTGGATGCGGTCATGCTGACGCAACGTGCCCTTGAGCAGGTCTTCGCCCGTGGCTGCCATGGCCGGGACATGGCCCTGGTGGAAGGGGTGATGGGCCTCTTTGACGGCATTGAACCGCGCCGCTTCGGTGGCAGCTCCTATGACGTGGCCGTACAGCTGGGGCTGCCTGTGGTGGCCGTGCTGAACGCCTCTTCCTGCTCCTACACCATTGCCGCCCTGCTGCGGGGTCTGCAGAGCCTGTGCCAGGCCACGCCCCTGGTGGGCGCCATCGTCAATCAGGTGGCTTCGAGCAACCACGAACGCCTGATCCGCAGCGCCCTGGAGCTGCATACGGATATTCCCCTGCTCGGCTGTGTGCCACGGCAGAGCAGCCCCCTGGCCCCCAGCCGCCACCTGGGCATTGCCACTGCGCCGGAAATGGACGAAAACTACTACGAAACCTGCGCCAACCTGGTGGAGCAACATATTGACCTGGACGCCCTGAGCGCCATCCACCTGACCCTCGCACCCCAGTGGCAGCCGGAAAATACCCCGCCCGCCACCCGCCTCTGCGCCGTGGCCCGCGATGAGGCCTTCAGCTTTTACTACCAGGCCAATCTGCGGGAGCTGGAAGAGCGGGGCTTTGCCCTGCGCTTTTTCTCGCCCCTGGCCGGTGAGACGGTGCCCGAAGCCGACTGCATCTATATGGGTGGCGGCTACCCCGAACTGCACGCCCCGCGCCTGTCCGCCCAGCATGACCTGCACCAGTGGCTGCGCCAGCACAGCGCTGCCGGACGCCCCCTGTTGGCCGAATGCGGCGGCATGATGCTGCTGACCAAAGGGATCTGGGACAGCCAGGGGCATTTTCACCCTATGGCCGGAATCTTCGACGCCTCCTGCCGCATGACCGACCGACGCCAGGCCCTGGGCTATGTGCGGGTACAGGAACCAGCCGCCCTGGCAGGGCTGGTGGGCCATGAGTTCCACTACTCCGTCCTGGAAGACGTGCAGAAACCCTGCGCTTTTGCGCTGGAAAAGGTGACCAATGGAAAACGCAGCCAGGACGGCTTCATCAGGGACAGAACCGTGGCCGGATATGTGCACTTTCATTTTGGATCAGAGCCATCGCTGCTGGACTGGCTGCTGGCAGAAAATTGA
- a CDS encoding REP-associated tyrosine transposase, with the protein MSEYRRIYQRGGSYFFTLVTHQRKPLFSDANHVDILRRAMRQVMSTRPFTIHAIVVLPDHLHCIMQLPDGDADYSSRWREIKKAVSRQIAPLSNERNERMVWQRRFWEHAIRDENDWQRHADYIHYNPVKHGLVTRPALWPWTSFHKAVERGIYDPEWGLQEPPAISHMDCE; encoded by the coding sequence ATGTCCGAATATCGTCGCATCTATCAGCGAGGCGGTTCCTATTTCTTCACACTGGTCACGCACCAGCGCAAGCCACTCTTTTCTGACGCAAATCATGTGGATATTTTACGTCGCGCCATGCGACAAGTCATGAGTACGCGTCCTTTCACAATCCACGCCATAGTAGTTCTGCCTGATCATCTGCACTGTATCATGCAATTGCCAGACGGCGATGCGGATTACTCATCACGATGGCGCGAAATCAAAAAAGCTGTTTCACGTCAGATTGCCCCTCTATCCAATGAGCGTAATGAGCGCATGGTCTGGCAACGCAGATTCTGGGAACACGCTATTCGCGACGAGAATGACTGGCAGCGGCATGCCGATTACATCCATTACAACCCTGTCAAACATGGACTGGTGACAAGGCCAGCTCTGTGGCCGTGGACATCCTTTCATAAAGCCGTGGAGCGTGGCATCTATGATCCTGAGTGGGGATTGCAGGAGCCACCTGCCATTTCCCATATGGATTGTGAATAG
- a CDS encoding precorrin-8X methylmutase → MDKGLQIEHDSFAIIDANTDLSRFTSDEQVIARKLIHTTGDLEFAQLTSILPGSVEAGVAALRRGAPIICDVEMVRVGITTRYLQHYGNPVLCFISEPEVLERARAENLTRAETAMLYAAERYPDALFAIGNAPTALLKLLELSAAGAMQPAFVAGLPVGFVKAEESKDLLRQTTIPHVTNLGPKGGSPCAATVTNGLLMLLAQP, encoded by the coding sequence ATGGATAAAGGCCTGCAGATAGAGCACGACAGTTTTGCCATCATCGACGCCAACACCGACCTCAGCCGCTTCACCAGCGACGAACAGGTCATCGCCCGCAAGCTCATCCACACCACCGGCGATCTGGAGTTTGCCCAGTTGACCAGCATCCTGCCTGGATCTGTGGAAGCCGGGGTGGCGGCCCTGCGCCGTGGCGCGCCCATCATCTGCGATGTGGAAATGGTGCGGGTGGGCATTACCACGCGCTACCTACAGCACTACGGTAATCCGGTGCTCTGCTTCATCAGCGAACCGGAAGTGCTGGAGCGCGCTCGCGCCGAAAACCTGACCCGGGCCGAAACCGCCATGCTCTACGCCGCCGAACGCTACCCCGATGCCCTCTTTGCCATCGGCAACGCTCCCACCGCCCTGCTGAAACTGCTGGAGCTGAGTGCTGCTGGTGCCATGCAGCCCGCCTTTGTGGCGGGTTTGCCGGTGGGATTTGTCAAGGCCGAGGAGTCCAAAGACCTGCTGCGACAGACCACCATCCCCCACGTCACCAACCTGGGTCCCAAGGGCGGCAGCCCCTGTGCGGCCACGGTGACCAATGGTTTACTGATGTTGCTGGCGCAACCGTGA
- a CDS encoding DUF6429 family protein codes for MEHNEQKIDEAVLALLYLTLHDDNRAWKSFDWDVLGRLHEKGFIGNPVGKVKSVALTEEGLQESERLFRQLFCD; via the coding sequence ATGGAACACAATGAGCAGAAGATTGACGAAGCGGTACTGGCACTTCTCTACCTGACTCTTCACGATGACAACAGGGCGTGGAAATCCTTTGATTGGGATGTGCTGGGCAGGCTGCACGAGAAGGGGTTTATCGGCAATCCCGTGGGTAAGGTCAAATCAGTGGCATTGACTGAGGAGGGTCTTCAGGAGTCGGAGCGACTCTTCCGGCAGCTGTTTTGTGATTGA